In one Mycobacterium heckeshornense genomic region, the following are encoded:
- a CDS encoding ribose-phosphate diphosphokinase, whose translation MSHDWTDNRKNLMLFAGRAHPELAEQVAKELDVHVTAQTARDFANGEIFVRYHESVRGCDAFVLQSHPAPLNKWLMEQLIMLDALKRGSAKRITAVVPFYPYARQDKKHRGREPISARLVADLLKTAGADRIVTVDLHTDQIQGFFDGPVDHMRAQNLLTGYIKDNYSGHDMVVVSPDSGRVRIAEKWADSLGGVPLAFIHKTRDPRVPNQVKSNRVVGEVAGKTCILIDDMIDTGGTIAAAVPLLKDDGAGDVIVAATHGVLSDPAPKLLAQCGAREVIVTNTLPIDETKRFPQLTVLSIAPLLASTIRAVFENGSVTGLFDGDA comes from the coding sequence GTGAGCCACGACTGGACCGACAACCGCAAAAATCTGATGTTGTTCGCGGGTCGTGCGCACCCCGAACTGGCCGAGCAGGTGGCCAAGGAGCTCGACGTCCACGTGACCGCGCAGACTGCCCGGGACTTCGCCAACGGCGAGATCTTCGTGCGCTACCACGAGTCGGTGCGCGGCTGCGACGCGTTCGTGCTGCAGTCGCATCCGGCGCCGCTGAACAAGTGGCTGATGGAACAGCTGATCATGCTCGACGCGCTCAAGCGGGGCAGCGCCAAGCGGATCACCGCCGTCGTGCCGTTCTACCCGTACGCCCGCCAGGACAAAAAACACCGCGGCCGCGAGCCGATCTCGGCGCGGCTGGTCGCCGACCTGCTCAAGACCGCCGGGGCCGACCGAATCGTGACGGTGGACCTGCACACCGACCAGATCCAGGGCTTCTTTGACGGCCCGGTCGATCACATGCGCGCGCAGAATCTGCTGACCGGCTACATCAAGGACAACTACAGCGGCCACGACATGGTGGTCGTCTCCCCCGACTCCGGCCGGGTGCGCATCGCCGAGAAGTGGGCCGACTCGCTGGGTGGCGTTCCGCTGGCCTTCATCCACAAGACCCGCGACCCACGGGTGCCTAACCAGGTGAAGTCCAACCGCGTCGTCGGCGAGGTCGCCGGCAAGACCTGCATCCTGATCGACGACATGATCGACACCGGTGGCACCATCGCCGCCGCTGTGCCGCTGCTGAAGGACGACGGCGCCGGAGACGTGATCGTCGCCGCCACCCACGGCGTGTTGTCCGATCCTGCTCCGAAACTGCTGGCCCAGTGCGGAGCCCGTGAGGTGATCGTCACCAACACGCTGCCGATCGACGAGACCAAGCGGTTCCCGCAACTGACGGTGTTGTCGATCGCTCCCCTGCTGGCCAGCACCATCCGCGCGGTCTTCGAAAACGGTTCAGTGACAGGATTGTTCGACGGAGACGCGTAA
- a CDS encoding LpqN/LpqT family lipoprotein → MPARRGVAVLIFVLAAVSCSAKEPDYQSIWTTTTTTSTTLTTTATPEPLGKYLESVGVTGEQVAPDTLTDLAVSIPTPPGWEKFSNPSITPATQAIAKNGSYPIAMLMVFKLRGDFDTADVIKHANADAERTENFRKLNASTADFHGFPSSMIEGSYDLGGKRLHGWNRVVIATGSPPAKQPYLVQLTITSLADQAFPQASDIEMIIAGFTVAAK, encoded by the coding sequence GTGCCTGCCCGGAGGGGGGTCGCCGTCCTGATTTTCGTGCTGGCGGCGGTCAGCTGCAGTGCGAAAGAGCCCGACTACCAGTCGATTTGGACGACGACCACGACGACCTCCACCACCCTGACAACGACTGCGACGCCCGAGCCGCTCGGGAAATACCTGGAGAGCGTCGGCGTCACCGGTGAGCAGGTGGCCCCTGACACGCTCACCGATTTGGCGGTGTCGATCCCCACCCCGCCGGGCTGGGAGAAATTCAGCAATCCCAGCATCACGCCAGCCACGCAGGCCATTGCAAAAAATGGCAGCTACCCGATCGCGATGCTGATGGTGTTCAAGTTGCGCGGGGATTTCGACACCGCCGATGTGATCAAGCACGCCAACGCCGATGCCGAGCGCACAGAGAATTTCAGGAAGCTCAACGCCTCCACGGCGGACTTTCACGGCTTTCCGTCGTCGATGATCGAGGGCAGCTACGACCTGGGCGGCAAACGGTTGCACGGGTGGAACCGGGTCGTCATCGCTACCGGCTCTCCCCCGGCGAAACAGCCTTATCTGGTTCAGCTCACGATCACCAGCCTGGCCGACCAGGCCTTCCCGCAGGCGTCGGACATCGAGATGATCATCGCGGGATTCACGGTCGCGGCCAAATAG
- a CDS encoding TetR/AcrR family transcriptional regulator, whose translation MTGSERRHQLIDIARSLFAERGYEGTSIEEIAQRANVSKPVVYEHFGGKEGLYAVVVDREMSALLDGITSSLTRSTNNRSRLRIERVALALLTYVEERTDGFRILIRDSPASISSGTYSTLLNDAVSQVSSILAGDFARRGLDPETAPLYAQALVGSVSMTAQWWLDAREPKKEVVAAHLVNLCWNGLTHLEADPTLLDE comes from the coding sequence ATGACCGGCAGCGAGAGACGGCATCAACTGATCGATATCGCACGTTCGCTCTTTGCCGAACGCGGCTACGAGGGCACGTCGATCGAGGAGATCGCGCAGCGGGCCAACGTGTCCAAGCCGGTGGTATACGAGCATTTCGGCGGCAAGGAAGGGCTGTATGCGGTGGTCGTCGACCGCGAGATGTCGGCGCTGCTCGATGGCATCACGTCGTCGCTGACCAGGTCGACCAACAACCGGTCGCGGCTGCGTATCGAACGGGTGGCGCTGGCGTTGCTCACCTATGTCGAGGAACGCACCGACGGTTTCCGGATCCTGATCCGGGATTCGCCGGCATCGATCAGCTCGGGCACCTATTCCACCCTGCTCAACGACGCGGTCAGCCAGGTGTCGTCCATCCTGGCCGGGGACTTTGCCCGCCGCGGCCTCGATCCCGAAACGGCGCCGCTGTATGCCCAGGCGCTGGTCGGTTCGGTGTCGATGACCGCCCAATGGTGGCTCGACGCCCGCGAGCCCAAAAAGGAAGTGGTCGCCGCGCACCTGGTCAACCTGTGCTGGAACGGCCTGACCCACCTGGAGGCTGATCCCACCCTGCTCGACGAATAG
- the glmU gene encoding bifunctional UDP-N-acetylglucosamine diphosphorylase/glucosamine-1-phosphate N-acetyltransferase GlmU — protein MTTHGESAVLVLAAGAGTRMRSDTPKVLHTIAGRSMLAHCLYSIAKVAPQHLVVVLGHDHDRIAPVVAELADSLGRPIDVALQDQQLGTGHAVLCGLSALPADYSGGVVVTSADIPLLDADTLADLIATHRAHPAAVTVLTTTLADPTGYGRVLRTQDNEVIAIVEQADATPSQREIREVNAGVYAFDIAALRSALGRLSADNAQRELYLTDVISIVRRDGQAVHARHVDDSALVAGVNDRVQLAELSAELNRRIVAAHQLGGVTVIDPATTWIDVDVSIGRDTVILPGTQLLGRTRIGGHCTIGPDTTLTDVTVGDGASVIRTHGTSASIGDGAVVGPFAYLRPGTVLAADGKLGAFVEAKNCTIGTGSKVPHLTYVGDADIGEHSNIGASSVFVNYDGETKQRTRIGSHVRTGSDTMFVAPVTVGDGAYTGAGTVVRHDVPPGALAVSAGPQRNIEGWVLRKRPGSAAARAAEKAQRRPDQTP, from the coding sequence ATGACAACACACGGCGAATCGGCGGTCCTGGTTTTGGCGGCGGGGGCCGGAACCCGGATGCGCTCGGACACTCCCAAGGTGCTGCACACCATCGCCGGGCGCAGCATGCTAGCCCATTGCCTGTATTCGATCGCCAAGGTCGCACCGCAACATCTGGTCGTCGTGTTGGGCCACGACCACGACCGGATCGCACCCGTGGTCGCCGAACTGGCCGACAGCTTGGGTCGCCCCATCGACGTGGCGCTGCAGGACCAACAGCTTGGGACCGGACACGCCGTGCTGTGTGGACTCTCGGCGCTGCCGGCTGACTACAGCGGGGGCGTCGTCGTCACCTCGGCCGACATTCCGCTGCTGGACGCCGATACGCTGGCCGACCTGATCGCCACCCATCGCGCCCACCCGGCAGCGGTCACCGTGCTGACCACGACGCTTGCCGATCCCACCGGTTACGGCCGGGTCCTGCGCACCCAAGACAACGAAGTGATCGCGATCGTCGAGCAAGCCGACGCGACACCGTCCCAGCGGGAGATCCGGGAAGTCAACGCCGGGGTCTACGCCTTCGACATCGCGGCGCTGCGTTCCGCACTGGGCCGGCTGTCCGCCGACAACGCCCAGCGCGAGCTCTACCTGACCGACGTGATCTCCATCGTCCGCCGCGACGGCCAGGCCGTGCATGCCCGCCACGTCGACGACAGCGCGCTGGTCGCCGGGGTCAACGACCGGGTTCAGTTGGCCGAGCTTTCCGCGGAGCTCAACCGCCGTATCGTCGCCGCACACCAGCTGGGCGGCGTCACGGTCATCGACCCCGCCACCACCTGGATTGACGTCGACGTGAGCATCGGCCGCGACACCGTGATCCTGCCCGGAACGCAGCTACTGGGCCGCACCCGCATCGGCGGGCACTGCACCATCGGCCCCGACACCACCTTGACCGACGTCACCGTCGGTGACGGTGCGTCGGTGATCCGCACGCACGGCACTTCGGCGTCGATCGGTGACGGCGCGGTGGTCGGCCCATTCGCCTACCTGCGGCCCGGCACCGTCTTAGCCGCGGACGGCAAACTGGGCGCGTTCGTCGAGGCCAAGAACTGCACCATTGGCACCGGCAGCAAGGTGCCGCATCTGACCTACGTCGGTGACGCCGACATCGGCGAGCACAGCAATATCGGCGCATCCAGCGTTTTCGTCAACTACGACGGCGAGACCAAGCAGCGCACCAGGATCGGCTCCCACGTGCGCACCGGCTCCGACACCATGTTCGTCGCGCCGGTCACCGTGGGTGACGGCGCCTACACCGGTGCCGGCACGGTGGTGCGCCACGACGTCCCGCCCGGGGCGTTGGCCGTGTCGGCCGGTCCGCAGCGCAACATCGAGGGCTGGGTGCTACGCAAACGACCGGGCAGCGCCGCCGCGCGGGCGGCAGAAAAGGCACAGCGGCGGCCCGATCAGACACCTTGA
- the arsC gene encoding arsenate reductase (glutaredoxin) (This arsenate reductase requires both glutathione and glutaredoxin to convert arsenate to arsenite, after which the efflux transporter formed by ArsA and ArsB can extrude the arsenite from the cell, providing resistance.) → MPGTSTDTVIYHNPKCSTSRKTLELLRDKGIEPTIVEYLKTPPSREQLAKMIRDAGIDVRAAVRTREPLYTELSLADASDDELLDAMAEHPILIQRPFVMTPKGTRLARPIDAVHEIL, encoded by the coding sequence ATGCCCGGCACTTCGACCGACACCGTCATCTACCACAACCCCAAATGCAGTACGTCGCGTAAAACACTGGAGTTGTTGCGCGACAAGGGCATCGAGCCAACTATTGTCGAGTATTTGAAGACGCCTCCGTCGCGAGAGCAGCTGGCGAAGATGATTCGCGACGCCGGCATCGATGTGCGTGCCGCGGTGCGTACCCGTGAGCCGCTGTACACCGAACTTAGCCTTGCCGACGCCAGCGACGACGAGCTGCTCGACGCAATGGCCGAACATCCCATCCTGATCCAGCGGCCGTTCGTGATGACACCCAAGGGCACTCGACTGGCTCGTCCGATCGACGCGGTGCACGAGATTCTGTGA
- a CDS encoding oxidoreductase: MGWTAAELPSFAGRTVIVTGANSGLGAITARELARVGARVILAVRNTDKGDAAARQMTGRVEVRPLDLQDLASVRAFADTIDTVDVLINNAGIMATPEARTVDGFESQVGTNHLGHFALTNLLLPVLTDRVVTISSVFHRIGRISLTDFNWQSRQYSRWLAYGQSKLANLLFTRELQRRLDSVGSSLRALAAHPGYSRTNLQGRSGHRVEDALMALGNRFFATDPEFGARQTLYAASQDLPGDTFVGPRFGMVGRTQPVGRSRRARQDSTAAALWELSEQLTGVKFPL, encoded by the coding sequence ATGGGGTGGACCGCCGCAGAGCTGCCGTCATTCGCCGGGCGCACGGTCATCGTCACCGGTGCCAACAGCGGCCTGGGGGCGATCACGGCCCGCGAATTGGCCCGGGTCGGCGCCCGGGTCATCCTTGCCGTGCGCAACACCGACAAAGGCGATGCGGCCGCGCGGCAGATGACCGGGCGGGTCGAGGTGCGCCCACTCGACCTGCAGGATTTGGCCTCGGTGCGGGCTTTCGCCGACACCATCGACACCGTCGACGTGCTGATCAACAACGCCGGCATCATGGCCACCCCGGAGGCCAGGACCGTGGACGGCTTCGAAAGTCAGGTCGGCACGAATCACCTCGGCCATTTCGCGCTGACGAATCTGCTGCTGCCTGTGCTCACCGACCGCGTGGTGACCATCTCGTCGGTGTTCCACCGGATCGGCCGCATCAGCCTGACCGACTTCAACTGGCAGTCCCGGCAGTACTCGCGGTGGCTGGCCTACGGCCAGTCGAAACTCGCCAACCTATTGTTCACCCGCGAACTGCAGCGGCGCCTGGATTCGGTGGGCTCATCCCTGCGCGCGCTGGCTGCCCATCCGGGTTATTCGCGCACCAATCTTCAGGGACGATCCGGCCACCGGGTGGAAGACGCACTGATGGCGCTCGGCAACCGATTCTTCGCCACCGACCCGGAATTCGGTGCCCGCCAGACCCTGTATGCCGCGTCTCAGGATTTGCCGGGCGACACTTTCGTGGGGCCACGGTTCGGCATGGTCGGCCGCACCCAGCCCGTCGGCCGCAGCCGCCGAGCGCGGCAAGACAGCACCGCCGCCGCGCTGTGGGAGCTGTCCGAGCAGCTCACCGGCGTCAAGTTTCCGCTCTGA